Proteins from a genomic interval of Corynebacterium freiburgense:
- a CDS encoding PrsW family intramembrane metalloprotease codes for MSKFIKSLLSVLLLLSVPLSFLISLSVLIVDLTATGANLLFMIIHTALVLMVLRFTPFWPKNCHFLWAPACLAWGAFGSIGLATFIAPPIVDLVAKLSLDDFLASFAGGYPEEIAKAIGILLILYSFRGLNRPWHGLATGMLVGTGFDVYENFSYASEGALLNPSSDLLGVTLMWIGRTIFGPGLHLMFAGFTGFGIGLALFALGRSTLWRVSVASFWFLFAFAVHFLWNYVVTTPVYVLVITGILIYSALIAVVIWNFIQAAKDSGYLTVELSKAMESKALLPAR; via the coding sequence ATGAGTAAGTTTATTAAAAGTCTCCTTAGTGTTTTATTGCTCCTCTCCGTTCCACTTTCCTTTTTAATTTCATTGTCGGTGTTAATTGTAGATCTCACCGCAACCGGGGCGAATTTGCTTTTTATGATAATTCACACCGCATTAGTGTTGATGGTTTTGCGGTTCACGCCCTTTTGGCCAAAGAATTGTCATTTCCTTTGGGCGCCCGCCTGTTTAGCATGGGGCGCATTCGGATCTATTGGTTTGGCCACTTTCATTGCGCCACCCATCGTGGACTTGGTCGCCAAACTTTCTTTGGATGATTTTTTGGCTTCATTCGCAGGTGGTTATCCCGAAGAAATTGCTAAAGCCATTGGGATTCTTCTTATTCTGTATAGTTTCCGTGGATTGAATCGACCTTGGCATGGCCTGGCCACCGGCATGCTGGTGGGAACAGGTTTTGATGTTTATGAGAATTTTAGTTATGCATCAGAAGGTGCCTTATTAAATCCAAGTTCTGATTTACTTGGGGTTACATTAATGTGGATCGGCCGGACCATTTTTGGGCCTGGACTTCATCTTATGTTTGCTGGTTTTACCGGATTTGGCATTGGGTTAGCATTATTTGCTTTGGGGCGTTCCACCCTATGGCGCGTGTCCGTGGCATCATTCTGGTTCCTCTTTGCATTTGCGGTTCATTTCCTTTGGAATTATGTAGTTACTACACCAGTTTACGTGCTTGTAATTACTGGGATTTTGATTTACTCAGCACTCATTGCAGTAGTTATTTGGAACTTTATCCAGGCTGCAAAGGATTCCGGTTATCTTACGGTTGAGTTGTCTAAAGCAATGGAAAGTAAGGCTTTGCTGCCTGCTCGCTAA
- a CDS encoding methionine ABC transporter permease: MNTVTLAADVTLAADWSRLSDRFQDAIWTTLYMVSITMVAGGIIGLALGILLYTTRPQGVLSNKPIFTVLNILVNLVRPIPFIILVTAIGPVTRAFVGTTIGTDAAVFVMSIAASFGVARIVEQNLVAIDPGVIEAARAMGASPWKIITSVIIPEALGPLILGYTFIFIAVVDMSAMAGYIGGGGLGDFAITYGYQAFDWEVTLVATIVIIIIVQIAQFLGNWVSAKIMRR, encoded by the coding sequence ATGAACACCGTCACACTCGCAGCTGACGTGACACTCGCTGCCGACTGGTCACGCCTCAGCGACCGCTTCCAAGACGCTATCTGGACCACACTTTATATGGTGAGCATCACCATGGTGGCAGGCGGCATTATCGGTCTAGCCCTTGGAATCCTCCTCTATACCACCCGGCCCCAAGGCGTATTAAGCAATAAACCGATCTTCACGGTGCTCAATATCCTAGTGAACCTAGTTCGCCCAATCCCCTTTATTATCCTGGTCACCGCCATTGGCCCTGTAACCCGCGCTTTCGTTGGCACGACCATTGGCACCGATGCAGCAGTCTTTGTTATGTCTATTGCCGCATCCTTCGGCGTCGCCCGCATCGTAGAACAAAACCTTGTGGCCATCGACCCAGGAGTTATTGAAGCAGCACGCGCAATGGGAGCCTCACCCTGGAAAATCATTACCAGCGTAATTATCCCCGAAGCACTCGGCCCATTAATCCTTGGCTACACCTTTATCTTTATCGCAGTAGTAGATATGTCTGCAATGGCTGGATATATCGGTGGCGGCGGCCTCGGCGACTTCGCCATCACCTACGGCTACCAAGCCTTCGACTGGGAAGTCACCCTAGTAGCCACAATCGTCATTATTATCATCGTGCAAATTGCCCAATTCCTGGGCAACTGGGTCAGCGCAAAAATCATGCGCCGATAA